The Aureimonas mangrovi genome contains the following window.
CACGATGCGCATGTCCGGATCGTGCTCGCTCAGCGTTTTTACGCAATCGAGCCCGGAGCGGCCGACGAGCTTGAGATCGACCACGGCATAGCCGGGCGAGACGCGCTGCAGGAGCGTTTCCATCGCCTCGTAGTCGGCGCAGTGATGGACCTCGTAGCCGCGCCGCTCGAAGGAGCGGCTGAGCGCCCTGGCCAGAGCCAGATCGTCCTCGACGATCAGAAGGACATCCTCACTCATGGGGTGTTCTCCTCGATGGAGGCGAGCGGCAGGCGGATGGTGACGCTCGCGCCGCCGTGCCTGCCGTGCTCTTCGCTGTTGCGTGCCTCGACCTGCCCGCCGAGCTTGCGCACGACGTTCATCGTGAGGAACAGGCCGAGGCCGGCGCCGGGCCGCTCCTTGGTCGAGACGTAGGGGCGCCCGATCCGCGCCAGAACGTCCGGCGCGAAGCCGGGGCCATCATCCGTGATGCGCACGGCGAGGTCTTCGCCGAGCTGTTCGACGGTGAGGGCGATCCTCTCGGCCGAGGCTTCCAGCGCGTTGTCGAGAAGGTTGAAGACGACCTGCTTGAGCGTCAGATCCGAGACAATGGCGATGTCCTGCGCGAAGCGGTTCTCGTAGACGAGGCCGCTCGCGCCTCGCGCCTCGCGCCATTCCGCCGCGATCTCGTCGAAGAAGCGGCGTTGCGTCGTGTGGACCGTGCCCTCGCCGCGCGCCTCGCCGGCCGAGACGAGGATGCCCGAGACGATCGCCTTGCAACGGTCGAGCTGGCCCTGCATCTCGTCCATCTCGGCCGACATGTCGGCGTCGGCGCGCAGTGCCGGCATCTTGCGCCAGTCGCTCAGGATCACTGAGAGCGTGGCGAGCGGAGTGCCAAGTTCATGCGCCGCGCCCGAGGCCAGAAGGCCCATGCGCACGATGTGGTCCTCCTCCACCGCACGGCGGCGCAGTTCGGCAAGGCCGGCATCGCGCGCGGCGAGATTGCCGCTGATCCGCGCGACGAAGAAGACGAGAAGCACCGCCACGAGAAGGAAGCAGATGAACATGCCCTGCACGTGCAGGTCCAGGAAGGCAGGCCGCCCGCCGCGCGGCAGCGGCATCGGCCGGTGGAAGGCTGTGAGGCCAGCGAAGCACAGGGCGGTGATGCCCACCAGCGACCACACGATGCGCGGCCCGAACAGGACGGCCCCGAGGATCACCTGCAGGAGGTAGAGCGAGACGAAGGGGTTCCACGCGCCGCCGCTGAAATAGAGCTGGCCGGTAAGAGCGGCGACGTCGAAGAGGAGTTCGCAGAAGAGCTCGGTGTCCGAGACGCTGGTGCGACGACTGTGGCGCAGGAGCGTTGCGACATTGAGCCCGAGAAGAAGGACGACGATCGCGCCCATCTCGAAAAGCGGCAACTCGATGCCGAGCCAGGCATGGACGAAGAGGATCGTCGCAACCTGGCCCGCGACCGCGATCCAGCGGAGCTGGACGAGGAGAAAAAGGTTCTTCCGGTTGGTGTTGTCGCTGACGGAAATCGTCGCGCTCCCAATGGGCGGTCAGAAGGCGGGAGATCGGAGGTGGTCGGGAGCGCGGTGGCCCCCGACCCGTTCGATCAGTTGCTGGCGGCCAGGCGCCGGTTGAGGCGCAACGCGATCAGCGTGCAGATGGCGCCCGACAGAAGATAGCCGCCCGAGGAGATGACGCCGAGCTGCTCTGTAAGGACCAGCGCCACCAGCGGCGCGAAGCCCGCGCCGAAGAGCCAGGCGAGATCGGAGGTCAGCGCCGAGCCGGTGTAGCGGTGCTGGCGCGTGAAGTTGGCCGCGACGACGCCCGAGGACTGGCCGAAGGAAATGCCCAGAAGCGTGAACCCGAGGACCATGTAGACCGTCTCGCCGACCGTGCCGGCAGCCAGCAGCAGCGGCGCGAAGACGCTGAAGATCGCGATGGCGACGGCCGAGGCGCCGAGCAGCCAGCGCCGCCCGATCCTGTCTGCGAGGACACCCGACAGGACCACGGCTCCGAGGCCGACCACCGCCGCGACCCCCTCGATGACGAGAAAGTTCGAGGGCTGGTCGTCCGTGTAGAGGAAGACGTAGGAGAGAGGAAACACCGTGACCATGTGGAAGAGCGCGAAGCTCGCCAGCGGCGCGAAGGCGCCGATGACGATGTTGCGCCAATCGTCGCGGATGGTGTCCGAAACGGTTCCGGGCACGAGTTCGCCCGTCTCGAAGAGCTTGGTGTATTGCGGCGTCACCACGATGCGCAGCCGCGCGAAGAGCGCCACGACGTTGATGGCGAAGGCCACGAAGAACGGATAGCGCCAGCCCCAGGACAGGAAATCCTCCGCCGAGAGGCTCATCGTCAGATAGGCGAAGAGCGAGCTTGCGACGATCAGCCCGATCGGAGCGCCCAGCTGCGGCATCATGGCGTACCAGCCGCGCTTGCCCTCCGGCGCGTTCAGCGCGAGCAGCGAGGCCAGGCCGTCCCAGGCGCCGGCGAGCGCCAGCCCCTGCGCGCAGCGAAACACAACGAGAATGGCGATCGCCACCCAGCCGGCCCGTTCGTAGCTCGGCAGGAACGCCACCGCCACGGTGGAGGTGCCGAGGAGGAACAGGGCGATCGTCAGCTTCACGCCGCGGCCATAGGCGCGGTCGACCGCCGAGAAGACGAGCGTGCCGAGCGGACGGGCCACGAAGGCCAGCGCGAAGACCGCGAAGGACAGGACCGTGCCTGTCAGCGGATCGGCGAAGGAGAAGATCAGCGCGGGGAAGACCAGCACCGAGGCGATCGCGTAGACGAAGAAGTCGAAGAACTCGGACGTCCGCCCGATGATGACGCCGATGGCGATCTCGCCCGGATCGGCCCCGGCATGCTCGTTGACGGCGCGCGCGTCGCGCTCGGCCGCGGTCTGCGGGTGGGGAATGGACGAGGACGACATCTCACGCTCCGACAATGGCAGGCTGTTCGACGGACGGTATCGGGTTATAAAGACTACACCGCGCGGCGATCGAGGTCTGCCCTGCACCAAAGCCGCCCGCGCGGGCATTAGACAAAATGTCCAATGGCATCGCAGGCAGCGTCCGGCGTAGGCGCAGACACCCTGCGATCCAAGCCGAGCGAACGCCCGTGCCACGATTTTCGAAACTGCTCATCGTCCCGCTTCTCGCCCTGATCCTGTCGGGGTGCAATGCCGTCGTGATGGCTCCGGCCGGCGACGTCGCCATGCAGCAGCGCGACCTCATCGTCATCTCGACGGTGCTGATGCTGATCATCATCATTCCCGTGATGGTGCTGACGGTCGTGTTCGCGAGGAAGTACCGTGCCTCCAACAAGGATGCGGTCTACGAGCCGGACTGGGATCACTCGACGCGGCTGGAGCTCGTCATCTGGGCGGCGCCGCTGGCGATCATCATCTGCCTCGGCGCAGTGACCTGGGTCTCGACGCATCTTCTCGACCCCTATCGCGAGCTGGCGCGTGTCGGACCGGGGCGGCTTGTCGAGGAGAACACGCAGCCACTCGAGGTCGAGGTCGTGGCGCTCGACTGGAAGTGGATGTTCATCTACCCGCAATACGACATCGCGACGGTGAACGAGTTCGTGGCGCCGGTCGACCGGCCGATCAGCTTCAAGCTGACCTCCTCGACCGTGATGAACTCCTTCTACATC
Protein-coding sequences here:
- a CDS encoding ATP-binding protein, with translation MPLFEMGAIVVLLLGLNVATLLRHSRRTSVSDTELFCELLFDVAALTGQLYFSGGAWNPFVSLYLLQVILGAVLFGPRIVWSLVGITALCFAGLTAFHRPMPLPRGGRPAFLDLHVQGMFICFLLVAVLLVFFVARISGNLAARDAGLAELRRRAVEEDHIVRMGLLASGAAHELGTPLATLSVILSDWRKMPALRADADMSAEMDEMQGQLDRCKAIVSGILVSAGEARGEGTVHTTQRRFFDEIAAEWREARGASGLVYENRFAQDIAIVSDLTLKQVVFNLLDNALEASAERIALTVEQLGEDLAVRITDDGPGFAPDVLARIGRPYVSTKERPGAGLGLFLTMNVVRKLGGQVEARNSEEHGRHGGASVTIRLPLASIEENTP
- a CDS encoding MFS transporter; this translates as MSSSSIPHPQTAAERDARAVNEHAGADPGEIAIGVIIGRTSEFFDFFVYAIASVLVFPALIFSFADPLTGTVLSFAVFALAFVARPLGTLVFSAVDRAYGRGVKLTIALFLLGTSTVAVAFLPSYERAGWVAIAILVVFRCAQGLALAGAWDGLASLLALNAPEGKRGWYAMMPQLGAPIGLIVASSLFAYLTMSLSAEDFLSWGWRYPFFVAFAINVVALFARLRIVVTPQYTKLFETGELVPGTVSDTIRDDWRNIVIGAFAPLASFALFHMVTVFPLSYVFLYTDDQPSNFLVIEGVAAVVGLGAVVLSGVLADRIGRRWLLGASAVAIAIFSVFAPLLLAAGTVGETVYMVLGFTLLGISFGQSSGVVAANFTRQHRYTGSALTSDLAWLFGAGFAPLVALVLTEQLGVISSGGYLLSGAICTLIALRLNRRLAASN